DNA from Bradyrhizobium japonicum USDA 6:
GGTACCGCAAATATGCCGAGAAGGAGATGAAGGACGTCAAATACTGCCTCGCCTTCGTCCACTCGCCCTCCTCCTTCCATTCCAAGACCAAAAAGATCGTGATGCCGGAAGACGTGAAGGGCCTGAAGATCCGTCCCGCGCACGCCACCATGGCGAATTTCGTCACCTCGCTCGGCGGCACCAACGTGCAGTCCTCCGCGCCCGAAGTGCGCGACATCATCGAGCGCGGCGTCGCCGACGGCGTCACCTTCCCCTGGGGCTCGCTGGTGCTGTTCGGCATCGACAAGGTGACCAAGTACGACATGGAGGCGCCGCTCTACACCACGACCTTCGTGTTCGTGATCAACAAGGACAAGTACAACGCGATGTCCGACAAGCAGAAGGCCGCGATCGACAAGAACTGCTCGACCGAGATGGCCGGCATGGTCGGCGAGCATTGGGGCAAGTTCGAGGATGCGGGCATCGACAAGGTCAAGGCGGAATCAAATCATGAGGTCTACAAGCTGACACCCGAGCAGACCGCCGCCTGGAAGAAGGCCGCCGAGCCGCTGGTCAAGACCTGGGGCGAAGGCGCCAAGAAGGCCGGCGCCGATCCCGACGCCGCGTTGGCGGATCTGAAGGCCTCACTGAAGAAGTACAACGCGCTGGCGGAGTAGGCGCCGCGGCGAAAGAAGCACGGTGGCGAGGACATCTCGCCGCCGTTGTTCTGCAGGCGGGTTGCACGGTGAGGAGCGCACGCCGCTTCCTCCCCCTCTCCCCGCCTGCGGGGAGAGGGTTGGGGTGAGGGGGAGTCTCCGCGGGGGCGGTGACAGTTGGACTCGCGGAGAGTCCCCTCACCCGGAATCCGCGCTTCCAGCGCGAATTCCGGCCTCTCCCCGCACGCGGGGAGAGGCAAAGTGCGCGGCGACATCTGAATCAAGAGAATGACCTCACGCGATAGGACTCTCCCATGAAGCGCTCCTGGATGGACCGCATCATCGACACGATCGAATGGATCGCGGCCGGCTTCGTCGGCATCGTCGCGCTCGACATCTTCCTGTCGGTGCTGCTGCGCAACACGCTGAACTACTCGATCCCCGATTCGTTCGATATCGGCCGCATGTTGCTCGGCATCCTCATCTTCTGGGGCATCGCCGCGACGTCCTATCGCGGCACGCACATCACGGTCGATCTCGTCTGGGGCAATGTCGGACCGCGCTACCAGCGCTGGATCGACGTGTTCGCAACGCTGGTGCTGCTGTTCGTCGTCACCGTGCAGACCTGGACGCTGTTCGACAAGGTGCGCGGCACCTACAACGACAACGTCCAGACCTTCGACATGCACATGCCGACCTGGCCGTTCTTCGCGGTCGCGTGGATCGGTGATGCCGCGGCCGTGCTGCTGATCGCGATCCGCACCTATCGCCTGATCTTCCATCCCGAAGACATGCACGATCCCAAATTGAAGGCGACGGAGTAATCATGAGCACCGATGCCGTCGCCTTAATCGGCTTCGTTTCCCTGTTCGTCCTGATGCTGCTGCGCGTGCCCGTCGGCATGGCCATGGGCCTCGTCGGCGTGTCCGGCTTCGCCTATCTCGTCAACGGGACGGCGGCGCTTAAGCTGGTCGGCCAGACCTCGATGCGCACGGTCACAGACTACACCTTCGGCGTCATCCCGATGTTCCTGCTGATGGGCTCCTTCGTCAGCAATTCTGGCATGAGCCGCGAGCTGTTCCGCGCCGCCAACGGCTTTGTCGGGCATCTGCGCGGCGGGCTCGGCATCGCCACCGTCGGCGCCTGCGGCGGCTTTGCCGCGATCTGCGGCTCCTCCGTCGCGACCGCCGCGACCTTCTCCGCCGTCGCCTATCCCGAGATGCGCCGCTTCGGCTATCCGCAGTCCTTCGCCACCGGCGTGATCGCGGCGGGCGGCACACTGGGCGCGATGCTGCCGCCCTCCACCGTGCTCGCGGTCTACGGCATCATTACCGAGCAGGACATCGGAAAGCTCTTCATCGCCGGCATCATTCCGGGTCTGCTGGCAATGACCATGTACATGATCACGATCTTCCTGATCGGTCATTTCCGCCCGGACTTCCTGCCCAAGGGCAAGGTGCTGCCGTGGCGCGAGCGCTTTGCGGGCCTGAAGGACATCTGGGCGCCGGTCTTGCTGTTCGTCTTCGTCATCGGCGGCCTCTACGGCCTGCCGTTCCTGCCGCGCTTCACGCCGACGGAGGCCGGTGGCGTCGGCGCCGCGGGCGCCTTCATCATCGGCGTGGTCACGGGGCGGCTCGACCGCGAGAAGATATTGGCCTCGCTGCTGCAGGCGACGCGCACCGCGGCCGCCGTGTTCACGGTGCTGATCGGCGCGCTGATCTTCGGCTACTTCCTCACGGTGACGCAGACGCCGCAGAAGGTCACCGAATTCCTCACTGGTCTCGGCCTCGGCCCCTACGGCGTGCTGGCGCTGATCATGGTGATGTATCTCGTGCTCGGCTGCCTGATGGACGCCATGGCGATGATCATCCTCACCGTGCCGATCATCTTTCCCGTGATCACGCATCTCGGGTTTGACCCGATCTGGTTCGGCGTCATCATCGTGATGACCGTCGAGCTCGGTCTGATCCATCCGCCGGTCGGGATGAACGTCTTTGTCATCAAAAGCGTGGTGAAGGACGTCTCCTTCTCCACGATCTTCAAGGGCGTGATTCCCTTCGTGGCGACGGATCTGGTGCGGCTGGTGATTTTGATCGCGTTCCCGCTGCTGGCGACGTGGCTGCCAACACGGATGATGGCGCAATGACGAGGTGAAGCGATGACCACACCCGCGCTCGAGACCAAATACGTCTTCACCATCACCGCAAAGATTGGCGACGTCGTCACCGTCGGCGAGACCGGCATTGGGGTCCGCCGCATCATCCCGATCATCGGCGGCGAGGTGACGGGCGCGATCACGGGCAAGGTGCTGCCGTTCGGCGCCGACTTCCAGACCATCCGCCCCAACGAGCTGATCGATCTCGAAGCGAAATACGCCTTCGAGACCGATGACGGCGCCATCGTCTATGTCGAGAACAAGGGCATGCGCTTCGGCCCGGTCGAGCTGCTGCACAAGCTGAAGCGCGGCGAGCCGGTCGATCCGAAGCTGATTTACTTCCGCACGGTCCCAAGATTCGAGACGGGGCACGACAAATATCGCTGGCTGATGCAGCACATTTTTGTGGCCTCAGCCGCACGCCATGCCGACCGCGTCGTGATCGACGTGCATCAGGTGATGTGAGGGTCACGCATGCCGCGATTGTGGCGGTGCCGAGCGCACTACTTCGCCGCAGCGATCCAGTCGGTGGCCTTTACCCGCGCGACCAGTTTTGGCTGTCCTGACGGATCGGGCTTGTAGACGAACGCCTCGCCTTCCTGCACATCGCCGGCGTCCTTGCCGAAGGCGTCGGCAAAGTTGGTCTTGTGGGTGACCAGGATTGTATCGGTTGCCCGGGACGGAGGCGTGTTGACGAGGTCGCGCACCGCGGCGCCCGCCTTGCGATTGGCGCCGCCCGGGTTCGCCATCGCCGATGCGCTGCCCCCACTGTCGGTCAATGCGTCGACCGCCTGAACGTCCCGGCTGGACAACAGTTTTCCCGTCTCGACGGCGCGGTTGAGCTTGCTGGTGAGCACAAGACCGATGGGAATGCCGAGCTTCCTGACGGCCCGGCCGACGTCCGCAGCCATCTCGCGCCCGTTCGCGCTGAGCTGACGCTGCGCCGTCATGTCGGTGACGTTGAGGGGATAGACGTCCTTTTGACTGTCGTCCGTTGCGCCATGGCGGAACATGATGACATAGCCACCGCCCCGGAGCTCGCTCACCAGCGCATCGGTATCGACCGCTCCTGCCGGATACAAAGGGGCCAGAAAGACCAGGAGAGCGATGCAGGCAATCTTCCTCATTGGACACCTCCGATGAGCCGGCCATCAGTCCACGCACCCAAATGCCCGCGGCGGCGCCGAAAAGCTTTGCCGGGCGCTTGCGGTTTCCTTGATTGTTGCTCCAGATTCGCCCTTTTCGGCGGCGAGGCCCGCGGTCAGCAACCCTGAATCCGCCTTTGACCCAGAGCTCGGCTGGTTTCAGGATGGTCCGGCGCAAGGTTATGCAGACCACGGGAGTCCCACCATGTCTCTTATGGCTTCCAGCGAACCAGCTCCCCGACACACCCTCGACTCCGCCGAAATGGGCGCCATCGCTCATCTCTACCGCGGCGAGGTCTATCGATCGACGATCTGGCGAACGCGGCTCGACAACACGACCAATTGGGCGATCGTCACGATGGGCATCGCACTGTCGACGACCTTTTCGAGCCCGGAGGCTTCGCCTCTGCCGCTCGTACTCGTCGGACTGCTCCTTGCCGTGTTCCTTGGTATGGAGGCGCGGCGTTATCGCTATTTCAATGTCTGGCGTGCCCGGGCTCGTTGGCTGGAGAGGAATTTCTATGCGCCAATCTTCACCGGTGAAGCGCACGATGACAGCTGGAAGGATGTTCTCGCGCGCGACTACACTGCGCCCCGCCATCACATTTCGTTTGTCCGCGCAGCCGGACGGCGGTTGCGTCGCAACTACGTCTGGATCCTCGCCATCCAGGCAACCGCCTATTACGGCAAGATTGCAATCCATCCGACACCTGCGTTGACCTTGACGGAACTTATTGATCGCGCCGCCGTCGGACCGATTCCCGGCTGGATCGTTCTGATCATGGGCTTTGCCTACAATTTCGGGTGGCTGGCGTTCGCGCTCGGCACGATGTGGCTCGACCAACGCGAGCACGGGACCAAGGGCGACCAGGTGGCGATGGGTTGATGACGCGGAGCGGTTAGCCGTTCCTGGGGGAGCCGAGACGAGTGTAGCAGCCCCGCCGTCAGGGAGGACTGCTCCGTCTTGACTCCCCAAAATTCGTTATACAACATAACTATTCTGACAAGGACGCAAATGACACAGGGAAACGCCGAGACCGCTGACGCGGGCGCCTCCGGGCTTTTGAGGATCGAGCGGGCGGACCGGGTTCTGACCGTGGGCCTGAACCGGCCGGCCAAGCGCAATGCGCTCAATGACGGCATTATCCTCGAAATCGGCGAGTGCTTTGCCTCCCTGCCCGAGGATATCGGCGCGGTCGTCATCCACGGCATCGGCGATCATTTCTCCAGCGGTCTCGACCTCTCCGAGCTCCAGGACCACGACGCGACCGGCGGCCTCCTCCATTCCCAGATGTGGCACCGGGTGTTCGACCGCATCCAGTACAGCCGCGTGCCTGTGATCGCCGCGCTCCGGGGCGCCGTGATCGGCGGCGGGCTGGAGCTTGCCTGCGCCGCCCATATCCGCGTCGCCGAGCCCTCGACCTATTTCGCCCTGCCGGAAGGGCAGCGCGGCATCTTCGTCGGCGGCGGCGGCTCGGTGCGGCTGCCGCGACTGATCGGCGTTGCCAGGATGATGGACATGATGCTGACCGGCCGCGTCTACAGCGCGACCGAAGGCGCCTCCTACGGCTTTACGCAATATGTGACGGAGGCCGGCAACGGGCTCGGCAAAGCTCTGGAGCTTGCGACCAAGGTTGCCGCCAACGCACCGCTGACGAACTTCGCCGTGCTCCAGGCGCTGCCGATGATCGCGGAGGCCAATCCGCAGGCCGGCCTGTTGATGGAATCGCTGATGGCAACGGTTGCGCAGAGCGACAAAGAGGCGAAACGCAGGATCCGCGAATTCCTCGAACACAAGACCGCAAAGGTGAAGCCGAAGTCATGAGCGGACAGCCGTCCTCTTCCAGCATGGAGCGCGGCGCGAGCACTTCCCCGCTGCGGCCCATTTCGTTCGGCGATCCCGTCGTCAACATCGAGCGGCGCGACGACGGCACGATTTACCTGCGGCCCAAGCAGCCGCTCGGCGACTATCCAGTCCGCCTCACTGACCGCCTGCATCACTGGGCGACGACGACGCCGGACCGCGTCTTCATGGCCGAGCGCGAAGGCGGCCGCGGCTGGCGCAAGATCACTTACGCCGAGTTGCTCGCCGCCAGCCGGCACATTGCCTCCGGCCTGATTGCGCGCGGCCTGTCGGCGGAGCGGCCGGTCGTCATCCTGTCAGGCAATTCGATCGACCACGCGCTGCTCGCGTTCGGCGCGTTCTATGCCGGAATTCCGTTCTGCCCGGTGTCGCCGGCCTATTCGCTGGTGTCGAAGGATTACGGCAAGCTCTCTTACCTGATGAAGCTGCTGACGCCCGGCCTCGTCTTCGCCGAGGACGCCGGCAAGTTCGCGGATGCGCTCGCCGCCAATGTCTCTGATGGCACCGAGATCGCCGCGTCCTGGGGCAGCGTGCCGGGCCGCGACGTCACCCTGCTCGCCGACCTCATGGCGACGCCGATCCGCAGCGATCTCGACGAGGTGCACGGCAAAATCGGCCCGGACACCATCGCAAAATTCCTGCTGACGTCGGGCTCGACCGGCAACCCCAAGGCCGTCATCAACACCCAGCGCATGATCTGCGCCAACCAGGTGATGTTGCGCGAGACGCTCGCCTTCCTCAAGGACGAGCCGCCCGTCATCATCGACTGGCTGCCCTGGAATCACACCTTTGGCGGCAACCACAATATCGGCCTGACGCTCTACAATGGCGGCTCGATGTATCTCGACGCCGGCAAGCCGGTGCCGGGCGGCATCGAGGAGACCGTGCGCAATCTCCAGGAGATTTCGCCGACGGTCTATTTCAACGTCCCCAAGGGGTATGAATCGCTGCTGCCTTATTTGCGCGACGACCAGGGCCTGCGCGCAAAGTTCTTCGACCGGCTGCACGCGATGTTCTTCTCGGGCGCAGCACTATCGCCGTTCGTCTGGAACAGCCTCGACGAGCTCGCGGTGAAGGAAAAAGGCTACCGCGTGCCGATGCTGACCGGCTTGGGCGCGACCGAGACCGCGCCGTTCTTCATGTCGGTTAATCCGCGCACCAGCCGCTCCGGCCATGTCGGGTTGCCCGTGTCGGGCAATGACGCCAAGCTGGTGCCGAACAACGGCAAGATGGAGGTGCGGGCCAAGGGGCCGAACGTGATGCCCGGCTA
Protein-coding regions in this window:
- a CDS encoding TRAP transporter small permease, producing the protein MKRSWMDRIIDTIEWIAAGFVGIVALDIFLSVLLRNTLNYSIPDSFDIGRMLLGILIFWGIAATSYRGTHITVDLVWGNVGPRYQRWIDVFATLVLLFVVTVQTWTLFDKVRGTYNDNVQTFDMHMPTWPFFAVAWIGDAAAVLLIAIRTYRLIFHPEDMHDPKLKATE
- a CDS encoding TRAP transporter large permease: MSTDAVALIGFVSLFVLMLLRVPVGMAMGLVGVSGFAYLVNGTAALKLVGQTSMRTVTDYTFGVIPMFLLMGSFVSNSGMSRELFRAANGFVGHLRGGLGIATVGACGGFAAICGSSVATAATFSAVAYPEMRRFGYPQSFATGVIAAGGTLGAMLPPSTVLAVYGIITEQDIGKLFIAGIIPGLLAMTMYMITIFLIGHFRPDFLPKGKVLPWRERFAGLKDIWAPVLLFVFVIGGLYGLPFLPRFTPTEAGGVGAAGAFIIGVVTGRLDREKILASLLQATRTAAAVFTVLIGALIFGYFLTVTQTPQKVTEFLTGLGLGPYGVLALIMVMYLVLGCLMDAMAMIILTVPIIFPVITHLGFDPIWFGVIIVMTVELGLIHPPVGMNVFVIKSVVKDVSFSTIFKGVIPFVATDLVRLVILIAFPLLATWLPTRMMAQ
- a CDS encoding DUF3237 domain-containing protein — translated: MTTPALETKYVFTITAKIGDVVTVGETGIGVRRIIPIIGGEVTGAITGKVLPFGADFQTIRPNELIDLEAKYAFETDDGAIVYVENKGMRFGPVELLHKLKRGEPVDPKLIYFRTVPRFETGHDKYRWLMQHIFVASAARHADRVVIDVHQVM
- a CDS encoding feruloyl-CoA synthase, which codes for MSGQPSSSSMERGASTSPLRPISFGDPVVNIERRDDGTIYLRPKQPLGDYPVRLTDRLHHWATTTPDRVFMAEREGGRGWRKITYAELLAASRHIASGLIARGLSAERPVVILSGNSIDHALLAFGAFYAGIPFCPVSPAYSLVSKDYGKLSYLMKLLTPGLVFAEDAGKFADALAANVSDGTEIAASWGSVPGRDVTLLADLMATPIRSDLDEVHGKIGPDTIAKFLLTSGSTGNPKAVINTQRMICANQVMLRETLAFLKDEPPVIIDWLPWNHTFGGNHNIGLTLYNGGSMYLDAGKPVPGGIEETVRNLQEISPTVYFNVPKGYESLLPYLRDDQGLRAKFFDRLHAMFFSGAALSPFVWNSLDELAVKEKGYRVPMLTGLGATETAPFFMSVNPRTSRSGHVGLPVSGNDAKLVPNNGKMEVRAKGPNVMPGYWRQPDITAKSFDEEGFYKMGDALKPVDPDDLNAGFDFDGRVSEDFKLGSGTWVSVGPLRARFVAACAPLVRDVVIAGINRDEISALVLLDLDGCRLINPTLPADDLTVTARDRLVREAFRERLTRFLSSATGSSTRITRAILLDTPLSIDKGEVTDKGSINQRAVLEHRGALIEELYAANPSDRVISVG
- a CDS encoding DUF2270 domain-containing protein, yielding MIVAPDSPFSAARPAVSNPESAFDPELGWFQDGPAQGYADHGSPTMSLMASSEPAPRHTLDSAEMGAIAHLYRGEVYRSTIWRTRLDNTTNWAIVTMGIALSTTFSSPEASPLPLVLVGLLLAVFLGMEARRYRYFNVWRARARWLERNFYAPIFTGEAHDDSWKDVLARDYTAPRHHISFVRAAGRRLRRNYVWILAIQATAYYGKIAIHPTPALTLTELIDRAAVGPIPGWIVLIMGFAYNFGWLAFALGTMWLDQREHGTKGDQVAMG
- a CDS encoding histidine phosphatase family protein is translated as MRKIACIALLVFLAPLYPAGAVDTDALVSELRGGGYVIMFRHGATDDSQKDVYPLNVTDMTAQRQLSANGREMAADVGRAVRKLGIPIGLVLTSKLNRAVETGKLLSSRDVQAVDALTDSGGSASAMANPGGANRKAGAAVRDLVNTPPSRATDTILVTHKTNFADAFGKDAGDVQEGEAFVYKPDPSGQPKLVARVKATDWIAAAK
- a CDS encoding crotonase/enoyl-CoA hydratase family protein, giving the protein MTQGNAETADAGASGLLRIERADRVLTVGLNRPAKRNALNDGIILEIGECFASLPEDIGAVVIHGIGDHFSSGLDLSELQDHDATGGLLHSQMWHRVFDRIQYSRVPVIAALRGAVIGGGLELACAAHIRVAEPSTYFALPEGQRGIFVGGGGSVRLPRLIGVARMMDMMLTGRVYSATEGASYGFTQYVTEAGNGLGKALELATKVAANAPLTNFAVLQALPMIAEANPQAGLLMESLMATVAQSDKEAKRRIREFLEHKTAKVKPKS
- a CDS encoding TRAP transporter substrate-binding protein — translated: MRKACLALLLAASVSPAFAQDKTFDLKVSHWVPASHPLQKSLEDWVAAVNKDSGGTITGKVFPAQQLGKAFDHYDMARDGIADVTYVNPGYQPGRFPIVGAGELPFLISDAKGGSMGLDAWYRKYAEKEMKDVKYCLAFVHSPSSFHSKTKKIVMPEDVKGLKIRPAHATMANFVTSLGGTNVQSSAPEVRDIIERGVADGVTFPWGSLVLFGIDKVTKYDMEAPLYTTTFVFVINKDKYNAMSDKQKAAIDKNCSTEMAGMVGEHWGKFEDAGIDKVKAESNHEVYKLTPEQTAAWKKAAEPLVKTWGEGAKKAGADPDAALADLKASLKKYNALAE